The sequence below is a genomic window from Anopheles cruzii chromosome 3, idAnoCruzAS_RS32_06, whole genome shotgun sequence.
AGGCGAAATCGTTGGCAACGAGTGGGGCCGATGGCATCTCCGTCgtactgctggtggtgctagTGGCCGCCGTTGTCACCTTGGTGTGCGTGGAGGATCCATTTGCCGGGCCACCCGTTTCGTGCGATTCTTCGGAGATGTCGTACTCGGAACCCCCAGCACCAGTCGCCAGCTGCGAAGCGAACAGATCGAGCAACGTCGCTCCGACCACGGCCGAGGacggcgcttccggtgcgggcAGCGCCAGCAGGACACCGTCCACCGAGACGTGCACGTTGGCCTTTCCGGTCTGCCGTTGGTCGAACACTACATCGTACTCGTTCTCGAAACTATCGTAATCACCGTTGTCGTCGGACAGCAAGCTGGACACGGGCAGTGATTCGAGCTGGGCGACGGACAGGGCGATCAGCAGGAGCGTTACCAAACGATGGCGACACATGAtgttggccaccagcagcatcagttCACGACTTGCTCCCTACAAGGTTCGATTGGAAGTGAAGATTCTAGCACCGGACCCAAGGCCTGATACCCGCTGGACTGCTGGACTGTTCGCACCGGTTTCTCGTCGTTCTCGCGGAGAACGGGAACCGTCCGCCGATCGGGCTCCGGATCGACTCTCGCGCCATAGGTTTGCATTATGTGTTTTGTCTCACGTGAAAGCACAGCATAACTTTCGTCCAGTCATTTACGAGCCCATCATAAAATCTCGGCCCAGCGTCGAATAATTGGAACCGATTGGAAGCTGTTGGTCGGCCGAGAGGATATTCTTAACTTGCTTTCTATATACAGTGCCACTCACATTTTGTACTATGAAGCCCCCTCATTGTCCTCAGAACCAATCGGTGTTTTTGCTTGGGCCAACTCTAAACGTACGGAGATTCCTTAACGTTTCACGTACGGGCGCAAAGTTAAGGCTTGAAACAACCGGAATCgtaattaaataaacattaaaattcCTTGATCCTTGTTCAGATTACGCCAAAAGAATAGCTACGGACTATCAAACGGAGAGACAGTTACGGACCAAGCgaattttcctattttctaATGATTTTATATTTGTATTTGAATTACTTTCAATCATTGGAAGTAATTGTTTTCAAGGCAACGCCTCAATAGCGTCGGTCATTGTAAGTCCCGCTGCTTTGGCATGTCTTGGCTTCTCGATTATGTATTTCATACGCGCGGGCCATCGCGGGCCGCAGATTCCAACAGGTCCGAAGTCgaaaccgtggccgtggagtCAGCGGTCAAACAAACGTGTGATTTGTCGCGGTCACCGCGTTGTGGTGGAGTAAAAAACTGGTCCCGCAGGGAGCACCCTCCTCACCCACCGAGGCTCGGGGCTCCCGCCGACCATCGGGCTAGAGAGAAAGCACTACAAACTTGGTTGGCCAAACCGGACTGTGCTGGCCAGCAATGGCTGGCGGAGAACGGAGTCATCTCAGCAGAAGGTACAGGGGATAGAAGGCTCTGTCGCCACCCTGCATCCTCTCATGCCGCCGGGTGAGGGCGCGATCGTCAAACTCTCCCCGCCAAAGGTACATAAGGCCGCCGCCTCTGTCAGGGGTCAACGTAACTAACCGTTTCTTTGCCGTTTTTTCCCACTTCTCTCCCTTTGTTTTGGTATCTTTCAGCTCCTTcgccttttctctctctctctctcatttgGTGGTGTGCAGATGATGCGATcggaagttttgtttttgttttggatcTTTGGCTTTCCCGGGAACGATCATTAGCGCGATCGAGAACCGTCCAATTGGCCAACCTAATTGTCACTCCGCGAAGACCTGATCCACTGAAGCCGTGGCCGGACCACAAGAGGGCCACAGTGGCAGGAAGAAAGTTACAATACGCTTCTGCGGCTCTGGACAACATCTTTGACAGGATGCGGCCCGTCTTTCGGACAAGCATGGTCGCGTGCGGCCAGCAGATGACCCTCGCGCTGGATCTATGCCTCGCCCGGAAGCTATCACGATCCGGCCCGAGCGTTGGCCCCCCGCGGAGGGCGCGAACGGtactttggttttttttccccccattcgtttcgttccaaCATAAAAGATGATTTCTTTTCGTGTTCCAATCGCTACtggttttgcttctttcgCAGAGATGACGCAGTAAATTGATTTGAACTATTGTCGACTGTGACACCTGCACGTGGCTGCAGAATTGGGGTTATTCCAATGGATGGTGGTATGTTGAGAACATTGTAAAGCCTTCTTTTGTAGATCGAGCAAATTGATCCTGGTTTTATGAGTTCTATTACATGTCTTCAAAttagtgatttaattttttttgtacaaaGCTTTTAGCATAGGCCGCGGATAATTCAATTCTCACTGTTCGGCTCCACACTGCGTTGACCTTGTTTGATTTGCTTGCTGCTCTATTTACTTAACCATTTCGTTTCATCGGGGCCCCCAAAACCATGTGAGCATGTGACCGTGTTCTGGGTTTGGTCACGCCGCGTCTACATCTGCGAGCACACATCGCGAGAGGATGATCTTGGCGGCCCAGAGGCGATCGGCGAGGCGGCGAATCAAATTGTGACATGTGCTCGATAACAAACATTCACTGGAAAGTAGGTCGCGGAATATAACGGGGCATTGGGCCCCGGGCTGGCAGGATGTTTAACCTTTCTTTTCTCTTGGTTTTTAGTTTTCAGTCTTTCACTTCCATCGGTTCTACTTTTTCTTGCCCGCAGTTCTTCGCCATTCGGCCTGAGCCAAGCGGGGTTTCACGTTCTAAATTAAGGCTCCGGTGACTATTTTCTACCACGGCGCTGACGCATTCAGCAAAGCTTCCACCTCAGAAGCACGATCGCGCCCAAGTGAAAGTACCCTCAGGGTTCGGTGCCATTATCAGCTTTCACGGCTCGTCGTAGCTACTATCACTAGCGCGCGAGATTAGATTAGCCTTAAAATAGGCTCCGCGTCTCGtttcggaatcggatcggattccGCGGTCGCCACGCGACTCGCATCGGCCACTGCAACGCAATCTCAGCGTGGTACGAATTCAGGGGTAGAGTATGGCTTTTATTTGGCACGATGGCTTCAATAAATAGAacgtttacaaaaaaaactacaCTAACTTCGCCCTTCGCTCTCACTAATCTTAGCAGTACTTAGCAgtggaaaaagaagaaaaccttACTAACAGCGGCAGTCCGCCACGAGCGGAGAGCTTCAAGAGGTAGGTACACACGGGAGTAGGCCGCGTTCGGTTCACGGCCGCACAAACTGGCACACCCCGTAGCTGTCCCGTTTCCGATCCGGACCGCACTGCTCCTGTGCCCCGAGCAGCCGCAGCTCGTCCCCGTGGTCCTGGTGCGTCAGCTCCAGGTCCAGAATGCCCTCCGACGCGTCGTCCGGTTGAAGCTGTAGCTGGGTCATGTCAACGTCGGATCGCAACGGTGCGTACCTTAGGCTGTCGGGGGAGATCGAAGCATCGTGAGAAGGGTACGTTCCGGGGTTAGCGAGCACGGCCGGCACTAGCAGCAggccgccatcgtcgccggtCTCGCCGTTGCGTCCGTACGGCACCGAATCGCTCCGATCACTCGGCAATGGCGCAGGAAGTAGCAGCAGGGATCGTTCGCCGTCGTCAACATCACCACCGGCATCAGgatcaccatcaccagggGTCAGATTGTTGTGGTTAGTGGCGCTACTACTGGCGGCTACTACTGTGTTAGTATCATACCCGATCGGAAGTGCCCGTCCGCTGGGCGGCCCCCATCGTCGATCGGTGTCGATCAGCTGGGCGGGAAAAGCACCCGAAGCAAGTGGATAGTAGTTACCTGAGGCGGCCGGAAAACGGACCACACTCGCCACCGGGCCCACGGCCGATTGCTCTACACTGAACGGTCGGAACGCATGGCCTGGCTTCGGCATGGCCACCCGCTCATTGCCACCGTCCGCGCTCCGGGCGCTGCTCGATAGGTCCACTTTGTAAGGCGTGCGACCCTCGATGAACTCCTCCGTCTCCAGCTGAGCCACCCGCTGCCCGTGATCCTCGTCCAGCACAATCACCTCCGGCGTCGGTTGGGCCACCTTCTTCTGGGCACCGTGCGCCTTGTTGTTCTTGCGCTTATGCGAtgacttccggtggtggtgtggatGCTGGTGGTCGGCGGCGTACTTCTTATGTGCCGAGCGGTTCAGCAGATCGAGCAACGTCGCCCCGGACGACGACCCGGACGGTACGACCACGATGACAAAGTTCTCCAGATCGGCCCGGATGTTGTACTCGCCCTCCTGGCGCTGGTCGAACGTGATCGTCTTGCGTGGTCGCTTCGTGGTCACGCTGGGTACCGCGCTGCTGTCGCTATGTTTTTCGGTGGTCGTCGATGTTGCGACCGTTGTTGGCGGACTTTCCGGTTGTTCGATCGGTGCTGCGCTGGTCACCTCCGGTTGCACCTCATCGTTGCTTACGGCGGGCTTCACCGGAACTGCTTCTTCGATCGTTGGCTTAGAATCTGGCGAATCTGCAGCAGGCTTCTCCTCAACGGTGGGTTCAGCTTGGGGTTTCGACGCGGACACTGTCACCGGATCCGCTGACTCCGCTACTACGGCGTTGGTTTGCTCGTCTCGTCGGATGGTCGGtccagcggccaccggtgttCCCAAGGCTGCACACAGCAGCAAGAGTACCGCAAATCGTAACATTTCGACGGAGCTTGACTCTACGATTCCCGACTTGTACGGTCTATGCTGGCTCAAGATCAACGAGCGACTGCGCAGCGCAATCGATCGCCACTTATCTCCGGGGCGCGGAGTCTTGTGGTGGTGCGATCGTGGTCGAATCGCGATTCCcggagagcgcgagagagttttatttgaagaaaacgCCAACCAAAAGCTCGTCCCCGCCAGGGGTCGATCGCGAAGTAGAGAGAAGGACTGGTTTTTTCCTTGAATAGAGGGAGAAGAAACACTCTAATTGGAGCACTTTTCGCATTGGAAGGGCCACTGATGGAATAGTGGTTTGTATGTTGATCGGAGCTCAACCTAAACCGATCGAATAGTAAACATGTTACTCAGTAAAgtattaaatttgtttttcaacccTTTGTAACTGAGcttttataaatatttgaacaTCATAGTAAAAATGTTCATACATATTTAAGAGGACGCACGTGGTGTGGACGCTCGTTATTGGAACGACGGAAATCGATCCGCATTTTTTATTCGACTTTCTGATGACCCCAAGAAGGAAGTATTAGCTACTTCCTCGCGAATCTCGATGAATATTGGGGTCACTAATATAGTCAGTCAAGTCGGAAGCACATCCGCCCGAGCAAATTTCCATGCTGAATATGAGCATAATTTAGATTAGCATATCACTTTCCCAGTAGCAGCTCTGAGCAGTGAAAACGAGTGACTTTCTCGTGCCGTTCATAAGAAAGATAGAGAAGGCATCATTACACTGTGTCGTGATCTTCTTATGCACCGATTCTAACGAACGCTGCAGTGAGAACGGCCCAGGGTCTGTGAGCTAGAACATAACGGCACTGTTACTAGCtaccggacggacggacaggttaATCTACGGACGCTTCTGGAAAGGAAAGTAGTCGGTGTCGATGAGCTTGGACAGAAAACCACAAATCGAGGCCACTCTTTAATGTTGATATTGGATCGTCTATTTCAGAGGACTGGACGTAATTAAGTGCAATGACAGAAGCAACATTTCAGGCCACGATGAGCGTTAACGATGGCCTCACGATGTTGTCACATCTCAAGGCGAGTTTATGGTTTTTCAGCTATTTTGCTAAGTTTTACCCAACCAATCCAGTTTGAGAGTGCGCCAATTTCAAGCGGGAATGtccttcgttcggtttcgaaaCCTTCGAGCATCGTTGTGATATTTTGGCTCATGCCTTGATCTGAAAGCTAGCAAGGATTTGCAAACTACGAGCGACATTgagaataaaacgaaaaatctaACAAAAACTCTTCGGTACATTATTTACTTTATTCGCCTTTTGGAACGGTACAAtcgaaagataaataaaacgtTCGCTAAGGCGCACGTTCTTCACTGGATGTgctaataattaaattttcctcTCGCGAGAAAGAACACAGAACTGTACATAAAACAAGACATTTGTGATGATCGACCATCGACTGATCTGAACATCGCTACGAACGGAAGTCATGGAAGTTAGATAGGTTGGAAACGACCGTGCTATAAGTTAGTGGTTTGTGATGGCTGTTATTTGCAAGATATCGACATTTGCTGGCGTAAAGAGAAAGTGAGTAATATGCCGGGGCTTATATATTTATGCGTGTGCTTGTATAAGTAACGGTAGTACAGTAATAGCGTCTGTTATGCTGCCTCGTTTCGAGCACTAAATGTGAGTTGAGTTTGGGCCGTATCCTTACAGCAACCAACGGCACCCAGCAATTCCTTCGTTCCGATCGCGCCCTTTGATGGCTCAACTTTCTAGCGTCAATTCACTTCAAACGGGAGTAACAATTTACTCGTTTCGTTGATGCATGCTTCGAATGTTAACTGTCCACACCGCTCAAGCTCCTTACGAACGTTTTGATATCATTTTTGTAGATTACGTGGCACGTGCACACTAGTTTATCGAGTTCAATAGAAATGTTAGTTTCCCATACGGTATGGCACAGAATTAGCGAGTGAGGTGAGTTGATAAATGCACATTGGACAAAAAAGactatataaaaaaaattagaatcTCGGGGCCATACACAAAACGCACTCGTCACTGCGCCATTCTGGTCTGCCAACCTTAGGTTTCCGACCGCTATCAATGTGCACATCCCTTAATATGTATCTTTGCCCTGTCTATACAAGATTTAGAATTTGATGTCAAACTGTTCCGTTACACTACGTTTTAAAAGTTGctaaaagaaacacaaaaacacacagtCCTGGGACTTGGAACACGAAACTTTCAGGCAATTGATCAGAAGCTAGATACCGTATGTTGTTCTTCTACACATTATTGTCATGATATTTCCATATGGAAAATGTTAACATGTGTACAAAGCAGGGAGAATTAGCGTGTTTCGAGTGGGAGTTCATGGCGTTCCTTATTCTGTCTGTCCCATGTAATGTAAAGTAaccgtttttaatttttcaaaaacctAGTTTAGAATTTGTGACGTTTTCGAAATGTATCCTGTTCTCTTAATTACAGCAAAACAACCCTAATAAAATAGTTAATGACTTTCACATCAAATTGAACTcattattttctaatttcgTCATTCCCCAACGAAAGGGCGCACAATATTGATACGAATACGTCCTATATACACTAATGTAACTTAACGATCGATCACGACGTACCTAACCGGACACACTGGTCACTGTGGCTGTAAATGTATTCTTTGGAAAACTCATTTGTCCTGTCCCGCACTTTCTCGTCTCAAATACAGCAATCATTAACATAAATTGCGCCACTGTAACCGACTAATCCTCGTTCGTGTGATGTACTGAACAAAAAACGCGATCGAATGAatcataaatataaatatatgaCGATTTAGCACCGATTACAATCATCTGCTTGAACCCGTGCACCACAATAATACCGACCAATAACACAGCGCCTTATCATCTgctatttgtttcgttttcgttttggtttgttcACACTGGTGATCGATCGCGGACACAGTTGTTGACGTTACAAGCATAAAAACGTAATCAATATCCATTTGTCGGTCAACACCGCACATAAGAGAACGGTCTACGCAGAATTAAAGCAATAACTTTCGAGAGGTGTAgcattaatcaaaacaaatctcGGGGTGCCTGTGGTCTTGCAGGTCTCATAGCGAGATTGTGCTCCTATCTAATTACAACACCTAATGcaatattattaattaataGTATAACTGTGTCACATTTATCAAACCAAAGGAAGCAAgcggccaaaacaaaaataacgaTTGAAGAACACGCGCTGTCTTACGAAGGAAAATGTTGCCCAGGAAGCGATGTAATTGATCAACTGATCTTAACTGAACTTACTGCTGGCAAGTGTGTCAAAAGTAAGGCGAATGCACGAAAAACATGAATCGCCCCGCTTAAGTAAGGCTGCTTCCAAGTGGGGAGGGCATTCAAACAGTCATCAATTGACAAGCGACCTGATTTCCTCACGATATTGACGGTTGCTCCTAGACAGCGCGTAGTAGTGCCTCCTATTCTTTGGATTCATTAGGTTTTGTCACCAGGAAACACTTTCGGTTGAAGTGTTTGCACATTTGTTGCACCTGGAATGAACAAGAAATCAGTTTTGAATTCCCGCTCCCGAAGCTAACGAAGCCACTAAGAAAATTTGGCATGAAAAAACGACTCACCACACCACTACCGTAGTGCCAGTGGGCCACCGATGAACCGATTACGAGTAAATACAACAGTGGCCTTTCGAGGAGCGGCATCGTGAGACTCATCAGTACCGCCAGCCCTAGCACGCCCGTCATCCAGTTGAACGTCTCCGCAACCGTGTTCGACATTTGCGAAACAATCAACCGGCACTGTGGAACCATAGTGAAGATCAGTTTGCGAACGATCAGTTTGCACGATTCGTACTTACGCTGATGTTACTGAATATCGTTCCGGTCATAATGTAAACGGCCCGGGGATCACGGTTCATAATGTCACCCGGGGAAACGAAAACCCACAGCAAGCAGACGAACATGAAGGTGCCGTACGTGAACAGAGGCCGCATGGCCTCCTTGTAGGAACGCATTTTTCCCGTGCGATCCTTGTACGATCGGTACATATTGTAGACTACCATGGGCAGGTTGGACATGGCGCTCACGTGGAGGCATAGCTCCATCAGCTGGCCGGCCGAAACACCCCACGGCATCGGCTCTTTCCACAGCTGATAGCCAAATTTGTACGTGGCGAGATACATCAGCACCGAGCCCTGGAAGGAAGCTAGCTATTAAATGGTCTATTTCGACATCACCCGGAGTTGGGGCCAACTTACCCACATTCCTAGATCGTAACCCCAGGGCAGATACAGCACACCCGTGTTGTATTTTTCCCAGTGCGAGAGGTAAAAGTTGAAGAAAATAGTCCACATAATGTAGTACATCCTGATCGGCGGAACGGACGTTGGCCCGCGGCCAAAAATGCTGTACAGGCAGGCAGGAATGAAGAACGCAGAGTACGAGTCCAGCCCGTGGTCGAACAGTTCACCCAGCGGACCGGACAGCTGAATGCGGCGCGCCTGTTTGCCATCGATACCGTCTAACGTGTAGGCCAGAAAGATGTTAATGGCTGCCGCCGCCCAAAACCAGTTCGGGACCGGCGTTGTGTCCTCCAGGTCGGTACTCGCCCAGAATCCCCAGTCGTACCAGGACAGTATGACAAAGTTGGCCACCGTGAACAGGAAGCCGGCAAACGTCATTAGATTCGGGGCGACCCATTTTGGAAAGTACTGCGGaggaagaaattaaaaatagaaacatcGATCATACTTTGTGTTGCCCCAATCGTGATGGATGTAGCTTTTTCGGCACACAACTGTACACCATCATTCTGACCAGTGCAAACCGGAACGTCTTATCGGCGGCATGTGATGCAATTGGCGCATTAGTGTGTTCGTTTCGTCAATTGCAAACAACACTTTCGGGTGTCTTTCCCAACGTCGACGATAAGGGAAAACATTCCCGCCAGACAGGTCTAATCAATGATAACGACATTTATGGATCTTCACGTGTTTCGTTCCACTCTCGATGCGTGGATCGGAAACAATTGTGCACCGATGAGTTGAATAATTCCGAAAATCGCCATAAAATGTATTGACCGCTTACCTCTACGAGCCAATTCCAAAACGGGTGCATGACGTATATACTGAGCGGTGACGTATCTCTGGCATTGTACTGGaatagaagaaaataaaccatcCGGTTACGTTCCTACACACATTGCCCTTTGAAGTTACTGACGCCATTTTCCAACGGATCCTAATAATGGAGTTtcttaattattattaaacaCATTTTACGCATTTCCTGTGTCACGTCACGGCAAGGGACCGCAACACTCAAAGTGATTAGCGCTAAAAATAGATCCcagaaaacatagaaattgCATTCGGCCGCAGGACTATTTGGTCGATGCGGAACGACGTCCAGCAGCTGATGGCACGCTAACGAAGGCGGCACCATTGCGTGATGCGTGGATTATTAAGGACCAAAACAGGACCTACCGCCCAAAGGCCTGCAGCGATAAACCACAAAGCCTACCGTTCTTACATAATATTGATTGTAAACCTTACCTTATAATTATCGAATCCGTTCAGATGTTGCTGGGTAAGGTAAAGGTCGCCCATCGTTCGAACGACGGTCGTCCAGCAGCTGATTACTGCGCGAAAGGGCTAATTAAAAGTTCGTGATTGATCTATTGATCAACGCAGCCGGTGACTGGACTTGAGCACTTTTGGGGATGAGTATTTGGTTTGATGCAAACGTCCGAAAAGTGGTGCATGAATTGAACTTGCTTGGCGCAGTCAGTTAGGATGGCCAATTACAGGCGGCAAGGATACAATGCACCACGAAAGGAAGCGACTAATTTGCCGGCTCACCACGGGCCCACGGGCACTCCTTTACCGCCACTACACCGCACACGTCTACGATAATATCGGCACTTTCGGACCGGCCGTGACATTAGTCGAATGAGCCCCAGACGTTAGTTAGTTTTGGACCGCCTTCGGCTTTTACCGTAATTGCAAAGGATATGGTTTTTCACGGCGTTCGACTCACTGCTTTTTTCACCGCTGCCGAGCGGTTTTGCAAACGGGGCTGTCAAAACTGCTGTCAAACGGATCCTGTGGTTTGTTTACCTCGAAACGTCAAATTTGCAAACACGCGAGAAGGAACGTGAAACGTGCGCCGCATCGGAAAAAGTGCCTTTTTTGTAAATTGCGTACGTTATTGTTCTTTCCTGTTTGCTACACAATGGTTAAGGCGACGGCCGTTTCTCCTGGCACTCCGAAGAAGGCGCAGGGATTGAAATCTTACCTCAAGCTGTTCCGAGAGTACACCAAACGGCCGGAAAACTTTCTCACGTAAGCCGATCTGCGTAGTAAGCGAACCACACGTTCTACAATGAGATTCTCGTTTTATTCAATTAAGAACTCAAAATCATGTGGCAGAGGACGTAAAATCCTTGGTTAAGGCACTGTATGATCATGGGACGAAAAATCAGTTCAGCAGCCGCGAGGATTCCTCGAAGGCCGTGTATCTCGAGGAGCTGGTGACCGATCAGATGGACGGAGAGCAGATTTTTCAGCAGCTTGAGCTTAAAAACGAGTATCTGGTCAAACAGGATCTAAAAACCACTTCCACAATACTGTCCAAGAGTGAAAAGGGGATGCTTCTAAGCTTTAGTATCCGTTCACAAAGTGACGAAGATTCAACGGGGGAGATGGACGTGTCTGAAGAGAATGGAACTACAAACGGCCATGGTTCGGATTCGGACAACGAGGACGATAATTTggccagaaagaaaaaagtgaaaggaaagaagaaaagttCAGAGAAAACTCCCAAAACTAAACGTTCGATGGTCGACGATCGGTTTTTCAAGCTGGATGATATGGCCAAGTTCCTGGACGAGGAAGATGAACGGGAACGGAGACGTCAGAATGGGATGACCGAGAAAAATCCTCTCATCGAAGTCGACTATTTCGATGAGCACACCGGTGAAGTATGTATTTCTTGGTGCTGCGGCCGGTccattttttacatttattgATTCGATAATTATTCTCTGTTCTTCATAGCGCGATGACAGCGAAGAGGAGGATTTAAAATATGGCGATTTTtttgaagatgaagatgatgacgacgatgaaagTGGCAATGaagacaacgacgatgatCTACAAAAATCCGACGActgcgaagaagaaagtgaaatggATGAGGAAGCAGAAACTAAAGTCGAAAACAATAGTGAAGCGGATGAGCTTGACGATGAGGCGGAAATGGAACGCAATCGAAAGCTTCGCTATGAAATTTACAAAGGACAAGGTGGTCTCCCGGTTGACGACTACGCGAAGCGCGAAGAGGGCCGCCCCGCGAAGAAGCCTTCAATTGAACAGCCAGAATCAAGCGATAGTgaacccgacgacggcggcgatgaacCAAAATCCTCATTCGAATTACGACAGGAGAAGCTGCGTCAAAAGATTACCAGAATGGAGGAGAAAATGCTTAAGACTAAACCGTGGCAACTGAAGGGCGAGATTACGGCCGATACTCGGCCCCAGAATTCGCTACTGGAGGAGGTGCTTCAGTTTGAGAGTACCACCCGCCCGGTACCGGTCATTTCAGAGGAGACAACCATGAAGCTGGAAGACATCATCCGGCAACGCATCAAAAACAAGGCGTTCGACGACGTGGAGCGAAAGGTGCGCCCGCCGGATAATCCGCGCGAGTATCGTAAGCAACTGGTTCTGGATGGGGAGAAGAGCAAGGCGTCGCTCGCTCAGGTGTACGAGCAAGAGtatctgcagcagctcgaaAAGTCAAATCCAGATGCGGCCGGTAAGTTGCAGTGCTGCAAAGTGGAGATCGGTTGCCTTTAAAAATCGCTTACATTGTTCTTTTAGACCAACAAGAAGAGGAACCGAAGGAGCACGTCGAAATTCGACGCATGATGAAAACGGTGCTGGCCCAACTGGACGCACTGTCCAACTTCCACTATACACCGCGTCCAGCTGTGCCGGAGGTTAAGATTCTTACCAACACGGCCGCCATCAGTATGGAAGAggtggcaccggtggctgCAAGCGACGCAAACCTGCTAGCTCCCGAAGAGGTCCACAATCGGCCGAAGGGCGACGTAATGTCGAAGGCCGAACGCACCAAGACCGATCAGAACCGCGAACGGCGGCTGAAGAAACGCTTCCAACAGCAAAAGTTCCAGCGCGAAGCGGAACGCGAACAGAAACAGCTGGCCAAGGCAAACGCAGGCATCAGCAGCGGCGCCAAACAGGATCGCCAACTGCAAACATCGCTACTGAAGAAGGTTACGAAGGCCAAAAACGTACAACAAATGGCCGAAACGTCGTCGGGCCCTTCGAAGTCTTCCACCGCGTTCTTTGCCCAGCTGCAGGATGAGGTGCGGTCGCAGGTTAAAGCGAAAGCTAACGGAGCGctaaaaaagaagaagccgATGGTAGAAAATTTGCAAGCATCCAGCATGAAACTGTGAATGTGAACAATAAAGCTACAACGCGGTTGATCGCTTTTCAGtactttgtgttttatgtacGATAAGTTCCCCAAATTTCATTTTTGCATACTTTTATAAACTGTTTTAATCTTATCATCTGCGAATGTTGTATCTGCCGTTGATTCCGACCATAAAGAAACCGTTTTATATGTCCGCCTGCATTTGCATGTCACTGAGCACAATTTTCTCGCCCGGCTTAAAAGCGGGCATACCAAGGTACGGGCAGGTCGCACACCGGAACGCATCGCCTAAGTAGCACTGTGAAGTACGAGagaaaatgatgcaaaaaatcatgaaaaaacaaaagtatgCCACCTAATACTTACACTACCGCAGGAGGATTTCGGTGCCGGATCGGTGATGGCCTTTCCTAGAGCTTCCGCAT
It includes:
- the LOC128273763 gene encoding ethanolaminephosphotransferase 1, encoding MGDLYLTQQHLNGFDNYKYNARDTSPLSIYVMHPFWNWLVEYFPKWVAPNLMTFAGFLFTVANFVILSWYDWGFWASTDLEDTTPVPNWFWAAAAINIFLAYTLDGIDGKQARRIQLSGPLGELFDHGLDSYSAFFIPACLYSIFGRGPTSVPPIRMYYIMWTIFFNFYLSHWEKYNTGVLYLPWGYDLGMWGSVLMYLATYKFGYQLWKEPMPWGVSAGQLMELCLHVSAMSNLPMVVYNMYRSYKDRTGKMRSYKEAMRPLFTYGTFMFVCLLWVFVSPGDIMNRDPRAVYIMTGTIFSNISCRLIVSQMSNTVAETFNWMTGVLGLAVLMSLTMPLLERPLLYLLVIGSSVAHWHYGSGVVQQMCKHFNRKCFLVTKPNESKE
- the LOC128270923 gene encoding uncharacterized protein LOC128270923; translated protein: MCRHRLVTLLLIALSVAQLESLPVSSLLSDDNGDYDSFENEYDVVFDQRQTGKANVHVSVDGVLLALPAPEAPSSAVVGATLLDLFASQLATGAGGSEYDISEESHETGGPANGSSTHTKVTTAATSTTSSTTEMPSAPLVANDFAYQASLPASLLGQGLSFLFNNRHSEIPFRVNPGGAEPTKQTIPVLLPVVDAVEQDDSSESHEDEPEAAADAKPLRSPSYSGKRKRKHKRKYKVASFLRPLLKRTVLVH
- the LOC128272660 gene encoding U3 small nucleolar ribonucleoprotein protein MPP10, with protein sequence MVKATAVSPGTPKKAQGLKSYLKLFREYTKRPENFLTTQNHVAEDVKSLVKALYDHGTKNQFSSREDSSKAVYLEELVTDQMDGEQIFQQLELKNEYLVKQDLKTTSTILSKSEKGMLLSFSIRSQSDEDSTGEMDVSEENGTTNGHGSDSDNEDDNLARKKKVKGKKKSSEKTPKTKRSMVDDRFFKLDDMAKFLDEEDERERRRQNGMTEKNPLIEVDYFDEHTGERDDSEEEDLKYGDFFEDEDDDDDESGNEDNDDDLQKSDDCEEESEMDEEAETKVENNSEADELDDEAEMERNRKLRYEIYKGQGGLPVDDYAKREEGRPAKKPSIEQPESSDSEPDDGGDEPKSSFELRQEKLRQKITRMEEKMLKTKPWQLKGEITADTRPQNSLLEEVLQFESTTRPVPVISEETTMKLEDIIRQRIKNKAFDDVERKVRPPDNPREYRKQLVLDGEKSKASLAQVYEQEYLQQLEKSNPDAADQQEEEPKEHVEIRRMMKTVLAQLDALSNFHYTPRPAVPEVKILTNTAAISMEEVAPVAASDANLLAPEEVHNRPKGDVMSKAERTKTDQNRERRLKKRFQQQKFQREAEREQKQLAKANAGISSGAKQDRQLQTSLLKKVTKAKNVQQMAETSSGPSKSSTAFFAQLQDEVRSQVKAKANGALKKKKPMVENLQASSMKL
- the LOC128272502 gene encoding uncharacterized protein LOC128272502, whose protein sequence is MLRFAVLLLLCAALGTPVAAGPTIRRDEQTNAVVAESADPVTVSASKPQAEPTVEEKPAADSPDSKPTIEEAVPVKPAVSNDEVQPEVTSAAPIEQPESPPTTVATSTTTEKHSDSSAVPSVTTKRPRKTITFDQRQEGEYNIRADLENFVIVVVPSGSSSGATLLDLLNRSAHKKYAADHQHPHHHRKSSHKRKNNKAHGAQKKVAQPTPEVIVLDEDHGQRVAQLETEEFIEGRTPYKVDLSSSARSADGGNERVAMPKPGHAFRPFSVEQSAVGPVASVVRFPAASGNYYPLASGAFPAQLIDTDRRWGPPSGRALPIGYDTNTVVAASSSATNHNNLTPGDGDPDAGGDVDDGERSLLLLPAPLPSDRSDSVPYGRNGETGDDGGLLLVPAVLANPGTYPSHDASISPDSLRYAPLRSDVDMTQLQLQPDDASEGILDLELTHQDHGDELRLLGAQEQCGPDRKRDSYGVCQFVRP